AGCTTAATGGAGAAGATGCATACTGGTAGTCTGCTGTAGGAAAGGTGCTACAGCATGAGGTCAGCTACACTACACAACAGTGAATCATCTTGGGAAGCACTTAGGTCAGAGTTGACACTTCAGCATCCAGCCACATCACAAGTCTTAAATCTGTAGCAGTTCAAGATTCATGTGTTGTTACTTATGGAACTTTGTTTTACAGCGACAGGGAATTGGAGAACCCAGTGTGTACCATGCAGTGGTGGTTATTTTCCTGGAATTTTTTGCCTGGGGTTTACTGACCACTCCTATGTTAACGGTGAGTAAGTCTCCTGGGGAGTACTGGCTTTTGTAGACCAGAGATCATCTCAGGATGCTTAGCATAAAGATCTTAATATAGGCTGTTTGAGTTTGAATGTAGGAAGTTGAAACTAAGATGTAATGATTTGTACCTGAAGGCTGTTCTGTGTGAAGAAGCTGGAGTCACAGCAATTTCTTATGGAGCTTAGCAATTTAAGTTATTGTTGTTTAACTTGGTAAAACAtgagttacattttttttaaaagattttacagGATTTCAAGAAATCAAGATTGAAAAACTTGACTTGAAAGTACTATAATTATGACTTTGAGGTTTTTATCCCAAGACTGCTCCTTTTGCCCTACACTGGAATGTAGGTTCACTGTTGGTTTATTTAGAATGAAACAGCCTTTTATTGAACTACAAGCATCATTTCCTGAGGTATCAAAGCACAGAGATAACCTACTTGCAATTATTGACCACACCCTGTCACACCTTATAAAAGGTCCCATCAGTAAATCATTCAGGACTTGAAAAGAGTTGATTAACTTTATTGTGAAGttggctttgctgcctgtgttaAGCACAGAAGATTAGCTTTATTAAAGGAACTAGAAATCTCATTGCAGGTATTTGTCTTTAGTTAAGGAGCTAGAAACTTCCAATTTGGCGACTGCAGGAAGAATTCTCCTTTTTGAATTGATTTTCTGGTGTTGGTGTGCCAGCTCACATCAAAGTCTAAAATGGCAAGCATATTTTTGACCTGATATCTAGGTAACTATACAAAGGAATCTTTGTTACTTATCCAAAGGCCTCTAGAAATGTGCTTACTAGTGTAACATGCAAATCAAGTGTAGAGAGGGTACAAAAGTGAgaggaaggaacaaaaaagtTACGTGGTTATATGAAGTAAAAACAGATGGGACAGCGATGGAGAAAGGCATGTATCAAATTATCTCAGCCTTATGAAAATATGTCTGTGAGCTCACCCTGACCCAAGCATAGTGGAATAATTTATCGACCTAAGATGTATTAGAAAAAGTGGCTGTCCTTGGTAGAGAAATGAGGTGAATTCCTTATGTGACTATAGCAGTGGGATTGTCTCTAATGTACTTCCATTTTCACTGTGTTGTGCTTTTATAGGCATTTAGCTGTCAGGTGCTTGCAGAACTTAATGAAGATTTTGTGaaagttgctcttttttttttttttttttttttttcctaggtcTTACACCAGACTTTTCCTCAGCATACATTCTTGATGAATGGTCTGATTCATGGAGTCAAGGTAAGGAGTATTTCTTCTGGTTTCATGGACAAATGCAATAGAAAAGTAAAGTATAATCAGTGGGTGGGCTCCCATTTGAATGTAAAATTATTGCAAGAAGTGACAAACCATTATAATCTATGTCATTTCCTGACTTAAACCAATATTTGACAGATAAATGCCTATATTTCAGTATGCAAAGCCTAGTGGCATACtcaatggaaaatgaagaattgACAGAGTGTAAAAATTAGGTTGCTTGCGCAGTAGATCTTACCAACTAGTATTAAGTGTGCTTCTTGTTAACATTGTTTTTTAGGCTATCACAGCTGCATTTATTTGTACCGAAAATACTTTTAATCAGTCTGAGATTGACCTTGTAACCATATTCTGGAgagtaaagaaatttttaagaTTAATGACATCCgaatttttctgtaatagaaATCAAAACTACTGGCCTAAAGAGTGGGCTGTCCCCACATAGCACTGGGGAGTATGCTGTGGTGTTGCAAGTGGGTATGGTGACTTTAGACTAGACCAGCATTTCTAGACCAGGATTTGAGGCAACTCTAGCTAAGAAGCAGTGATCATGCATTCTGACTCAAGGGAGCATGACAAAACTAATTGTTGGGCTTTGGCTCTAGCAAGAGGTTCCCAAAAATGGCTTCAGTGAGCTTTCATATGATGTGACTTGGTCACTCCCATATACACTTAGAGCTTCTTACCTGTCTGTCACAGTTTGAAGGTCATTGCATAGTTTGAAAGACTTTATGGCCTCAGCATTTGTTTAGATCTGTCTTCTCTACatctaaaaaagaaagctttcccCAGAACTGTGGCAGATGTTAATGTGATGGAGCTATGCCAACATCCTTTTAGGTACTGGCAGGGCAACTCCCTGCTGTGCAAGCATGCATGGGAAGACCACAGCTGCAGGCCAAGCAGTTGCAGGGAAAGGGAAATGACTGGAGTATTTAGCAGTGTTGAGCTGGTCGAGTTTTTCCTCAGTAAAAGGATATCACCAGTTTAATGAACTGTTGTGTTTAGGTAACATTTCCTGCTTGTAGAAATTAGGAGTGAATTGCCTCCTCACACTTTATTTTTGGATAGTGTTACCAAAAGCTTTTGCTATTGACAGTCTGAATATGACTGAGGGATTTCTTTCTGTGATCTTGTCTGTCTTGTCTTAGGGcctgctttcttttctaagtGCCCCACTGATTGGTGCTCTCTCTGATGTCTGGGGCAGGAAatccttcctcctgctcacTGTGTTCTTCACATGTGCACCAATTCCCCTTATGAAGATCAGTCCATGGTGAGTTTACTCTCCTCATAGCTGAGGGTTCCTAAAGAGAGGATTCATCGCAAAGCAGAATGGTGAAGGACTTGCTGGTGTTGCATTTGGGGATGAGATGGAAATGTCCAGTGGAAAAAGGATCCTGAGGATATACACTTTCATCAGCCTAGAAACTAATTTACCTGTCCTGTTCTACCAGATGGTTCagtttcaggaagaaaacagttttcatacTTCTAGTGTCTGTTCTCCTGATAAGTACGTTATCACTATTAAGGCATGTTAATGTTTCCTTGCTGTATAGGAAAATAAGCCACAAAACTCACGGACCACAAGACTGAAGTTCAGTGTTTTTGAGCACTTCATGATACAATGAAAGAATAATATAGGAAAGAATCTACAGCAGCTGAATTAGAACCTGCCATGTGATTATCTCTAACTTTACCTTTGGCAACTCCTTTTCCAGGTGGTATTTTGCTGTCATTTCCATGTCTGGAGTCTTTGCTGTCaccttttctgtgatttttgccTATGTTGCTGATATCACACAGGAGCATGAACGCAGCACAGCATATGGCTTGGTAAGGAGCTGTATAACTGGCTTGCCTCTTGAAGGAAATATCTGGGGCTGGACAACTAGGAAAGTTATAACAATTAAGGTGGAAGCCTTAGGACAATATCAGTAAAAAGATGCGCACTTCATAAACAACACGGTCTCTTTgttcctgcttctcttcttgACTTAGCAGTGAGAGAGGGCTGATTTCTGAGATCTGAATGCCAGCTGTATTATTGCTTagtctcttctccaggcagctCTGTGAGTTTCTTTGTGCTGGTAAAGGAGTCAGGAACTGTAATGCTGGCATCTATATGACTAGCTTGTGGTCCTGCCCTTTCTTTAGAGCTACTGAAAGTATCATTTATGAATTGTTAAgatagcttttgttttcctgtgctaGAATTTAGCCTAGATTGTACCAAGAGGGGGACATATCTTTCTGTGTACAGGAGACACTGCCCACTTGTATCATCTTTTTCAGAGGTAGTGAAACTGTTACTCTTGGATTactcttgaagaaaaaataggCTCTAGCAAGAGGCTCTGTTACTGTTTTGTGCTTACAGGTGTCAGCCACATTTGCTGCTAGTCTGGTCACAAGTCCAGCAATTGGTGCATACCTTTCCCAAGCCTACAGTGATACACTGGTGGTTGTGCTAGCTTCAGGTGTTGCTTTACTGGATATTGGTTTCATCTTGCTGGCTGTGCCAGAATCTCTGCCTGAAGAGATGCGCCCAGTCTCCTGGGGAGCTCCTATCTCTTGGGAGCAAGCAGACCCTTTTGCTGTAAGTaatcttgctgctgtttgttttctgcacaCAGGTGATGCTTATGTTTGCTTTAGTTCTGCTCTTCTCTTAAAACAAAGGTGCATTCTGATTAACCCTGTCAAAGGTGCACTGTCAAACTGATAACAGACTGTACTTACAAAAAGCTGTCTGGCAGCTCTGACTTTTAATATAGctatgtaatttttaaaaccaGCTTCAAATGTCCCTGAAACATGTCCACTAAGAGATGATCTTGCATCAATTGCTTGAATATAAGTTTCATTACCTAGCAGTAGTACTGTGTCAAGAgcagccttgtgtgctgctggcTTTTAGGACACTCACTGATGATGTTAAGCTCTCCACAGTTTTTCATCACCTTTGCTTGCAGGAGAGGTTACATTGGCAGTCTGCAGGGAATGCAGAGGGGGAATGCTTTCAACCGGAAAAATTCAGTTCTTATGTCTAAGTTGATGACTTAAATGCATGAGAATGTGGATGATAATGAAACTCCCTTCATTCCCTTTCATAAGACTGGAGTAACTGTGAACTTGGCTGGGACAGGCAAGTGGTGAGTTAGCTTTGCTGGTGTATTACCAAAGTGGAGTTGCTGTTGTAGGTGCATTCTCTTGAGAGCTGGTTACAGAAACCTAACACAAGAGTGGCAACAATTCTTGCTGCAGCAGATAGGACAGCTGTTCAAGGTAGAAGTTTTGGTGTTGCTGATTGTCAGGCTGGCCCAGTTTCCTGCAGCAAGtacttcagttttcctttctttatacctggaaaatatttaaggatattaccttctcttttcttcccttttctatAGTCCCTGCGGAAAGTGGGTCAGGATTCTACTGTACTGCTCATCTGTATCACAGTCTTTCTCTCCTACCTTCCTGAAGCCGGCCAGTACTCCAGCTTCTTCCTCTACCTACGACAGGTCAGCCTCTTGCAATAGACAAGGGCTCTAAATACAAGAACCTTGGCCTAAGGATATCATCTTGGTAGTGTATGCTGGAAAAGCTGGTCTTGGCCAATAACCTCAGTACAGTTGAAGCATAAGAAATAGTGTTTTCCAGCTTTCATAAAAAGTACAGAAACTTAGTGACCACCTCATAGAGGTTGCCAGGACCCTTGCTTTTTGTTAGCTGTCTCCCTGTCCATCTTGTCTGTGTCATTTTCAGGCATTTAAGGTGTGCCCATTGATTTAAAGCTACTACTTCAGCCAATtggaaaatattctattttattccCGTAGCAGCAGTGAGGTGGTGGGAGGCACAGGTGACTAATGTTTAAGAACCTGATAAGCAATGGCAGTAAACATTATTGACTCTTTAATGAAGTGGTTTCTCTCATATGGTGCAGATCTTTTGCCTGAGAAGTCCCTTTCTGGTATTTTCACAGGTCATTGGTTTTTCCTCAGAGACTGTAGCAGCCTTTATTGGTGTAGTTGGAATTCTCTCTATACTGGCCCAGGTGAGAAGGAATTTGTCTATAATTTCATAGTCTAGTTATAAGAATGTCCTAAGTATTTGATAATCAGGACTGGAATGGTGACTTAAACATCAGTTCCATGCACAGTTATTTAAGGTTCCTCTAGTCTTGTCTTTTGAACGTAGCTCTTTTGTTGAAGAACAGACTGGTAAACTTCTGAATGTTGGGCATCCCCATGTTGCTCTGTAAAACTCCACAGACCGTCCTCTGATTACCGTAGAAATGGAAGTGCCAATTTCTAATAGAATTCTTATTTACATATCCTGTCTCTCTCACCCTCAGTTAGAGCCAGAGTTGCTATTGCAGGTCCCTTCTGCATTTCTACATAGTCCCAGTATAACTTAGCTCCTGCAAGTAGAAGTTTGCAGCATttatatggggaaaaaatggttcTGCAAAGTAGTAAGCAAAGGCATGGATGAAGAAGGTACAAAAGAGTTAAAGATGAAGCTTCTTATGTAGTGTACCCCTGGAATTAAATTCTCAGAGGACAGTTTGAATGAGAATTAGTAGAGTTCTGGTTTGACCCATAACAAACCAGAAATTAAT
This sequence is a window from Rhea pennata isolate bPtePen1 chromosome 27, bPtePen1.pri, whole genome shotgun sequence. Protein-coding genes within it:
- the LOC134151555 gene encoding hippocampus abundant transcript 1 protein-like, coding for MTGEKKKKKRLNRSVLLAKKIVIRDGASRQGIGEPSVYHAVVVIFLEFFAWGLLTTPMLTVLHQTFPQHTFLMNGLIHGVKGLLSFLSAPLIGALSDVWGRKSFLLLTVFFTCAPIPLMKISPWWYFAVISMSGVFAVTFSVIFAYVADITQEHERSTAYGLVSATFAASLVTSPAIGAYLSQAYSDTLVVVLASGVALLDIGFILLAVPESLPEEMRPVSWGAPISWEQADPFASLRKVGQDSTVLLICITVFLSYLPEAGQYSSFFLYLRQVIGFSSETVAAFIGVVGILSILAQTVVLGILMRSIGNKNTILLGLGFQILQLAWYGFGSQPWMMWAAGAVAAMSSITFPAISAMVSRNADPDQQGVVQGMITGIRGLCNGLGPALYGFVFYLFHVELNEMAEVETLGKAPKPNMANPTDESSIIPGPPFLFGACSVLLSLLVALFIPEHNLALRSGSHKKHSNGAQTHSPQAGGSDGKEPLLEDSSV